The window CGGCCGGTCCTCTCGTATCTTTTAACATAACGTTCTGAAGATCAATAGGATTTCATCCATATTGAATCAGTTTTCCAAGGAAGGCTAGGAGGAAGAGTCAACTATATCTTGCTGCATCATTTCGATAACGCGGACAGGATCGTCAGCTTTGGTGATAGGGCGGCCGACCACGACGTAATTGGCGCCATTCTTGATTGCCATTCCAGCGGTAACCACACGTTTCTGGTCATCACCGGAATCGGTTACATTGGCACCGGGACGAATGCCCGGGGTGACAATGAGAAGTTTCTCACCCAGCTCTTTACGCATTCTCTCTGCTTCCATGCCAGATGAAACCACACCGTCACAGCCCAGTTCGAGGGCACGTTTGGCACGGTAATAGACCAAATCCTCAACAGACTGGGTCATGCCCATGGCACGCATATCCTCTTCGCCAAAGCTGGTCAGCACAGTAACTGCCAAAAGCTGCATATCACCTCTGGCTTCCATGGCAGCCCTGATGATGGGGTCATTACCATGGATGGTTGCAAAGGTTACACCCCTGCTGTTCACCTGCTCCACTGCCAGCTTGACAGTTTCGGGAATATCAAAAAATTTCAGGTCAAGCATGACTTTATGACCTCTGTCCACGATCCAGTCCACGGTGTTGAACCAATCCGACATAAAGAGCTGTAGCCCAACTTTGAAAAAGCCTGCATGCGACTCGCACCGTTTGACCATTTCCTTGGCCTTCTCCGGATTATCAACATCCAGAGCGACAATTATCCGATCCTTTAACGGGATTTGCTGTTCACTCATCTTGTACTCGAAGGGTAATATTTTAACAGGTGGCAGACCCGCAGTAACATGCAGGGTTTATTATGCACCACCAGTTGGTGAAAATCCACGCTGTATTTACTCCCATTGGGACTGTTCTGCAAGTAGTGAGAAAATCCGGGAACACTGCTGCGGACTCGGGGTCTCACCACTTTCAGGCAACAGTTTCACAATTTTCTCAAGCTCGACGCCCCGCTCAGCATCGGCGACCGAAGCGACAACAGACGTTCCCTGTGCTCTTAACCTGAGCCATTTTCCCCTGTCCGTGCTTTTGCTTATGCAGGCAGAGGCAATATCAGACATCCACTGCTCCAGATCCCTGGTTTCCAACGCCTCCTCAGCTGAGGCTCTTTCCCGCTCCTCATCCAGGGACATCGCTTCAGGCATTGCCCGCTTCTGCAATGATTTTGTCTGGGGCTGGACAGCGTCTGACGATACCTTTGGAACAGGTGCTCTCTCCACCGCAGACTGCTCCATAACTGGGGCGGAAGGAGCAAAATCCTGCTGATTGATCTCCCTCGGCACTTCGCGGATATTGAGGAAGACAACAACACTTGCCGCAATGGCAAACGCCGAACCAAGCCAGGTCAGATTGCGAACAGTTGAGGCAGAGCGTGACGTACCGCCGCTTCGTTCCACAGAGGCAATACTGAAACTGATTGCCACCAGGGCATTATAACATTTTTTACACTCGGCAAAATGCGCCATCGCCTGCTTTTTTTCTTCGGGAGAGCTGGTTCCCATGGCTATCGAAGCCAGTTGCTCATTGGTAAGGCATGCTCCGCTGTCAGGCGCTTCCTGCTGGTCTTTTTCTTCAGCAGCGAGCGCCAGTTGTGCCGTCAGCGCATCCTTTTTTTGATGTGTATCTATACGCTCGTTTTTCTTATTCTGCTCGTTCGCTGTCATGACTGAAATCACTTATTGTGTCGAACAATTGCCCGCTTCGACCTTTTTATGTTTGCCCCACCATTGAGGCATAAAAAAACACCTACGTGGCTCCTGCCAATAACCCCGGTTCCTGTTACCGTAACTGGCCGAGGATCTCTTCGGCAAGGCCGGCCCGATCAAAATCATCCCGCAATCGGCTGAGCAGCCGCCGCAATCGACCGTGCGCCTGGTGGCGGTTAAGACCGAGTAATTGACCTGCCTGGGTAACGTTCATTCCATCCTGATAACAAAGTTTCAGCAGCAGTTTTTCTTCAGGGTTGAGCTCTATCTGCAGAGAACAGAGCCGGTTCAAATCCCCCTCAACAACCTCTTCGGCAACATCGGTCATGATGGTGAAGAGCATCCGAAACATCTCTTCACGCTGTTGTCGCTCCAGTGTCTCTCTTGGTGGCGGGATTCTGCCATTATCATTTTGCTTGTTATCACCATCAGCATCAGCCTGCTCAAGCTCAACCTCGAGCCCCTGGTGAGCACCGCAATCAACAACCTGCTGCCTGATTATCCAGGCAGCCTCTTCGATATCAACTCCGGGGTTTATTTCTCTGCTGTACCGGCTCTGCTGATCCATTGCGGCCACCGATTCGGCTATATCAAGACGCTCAAGACAGAGCAGTCGATACAGTTTCAACCAGAAACCACCAAGGTTTCGTATCCAGAGCGGAGCTCGTTTTCTGCCAAAGCGGCTCCGGGCAAAATCTTCGAGCAGTCGATAGCACACCGTTGCTATAAACGCTGAGAGATCAGCTTTCCCAGCATATTTCTTTAATCTGCTGCAATCGTCGGCGAGTAGCTTATCGACTACAAAGAGAGCCGCCTCCTCAGCGGTGGTCCCTTTACCAAAACGCCGCACGGCCAATACATCTATCAATTTCCAATGCGCCGTAATCTGTTTATTCCAGTCAATCACCAAGCTCCGCCATCCACATGCAGGTTTTCTTCAAACATTCTCACCGTCCCGGCCTTACGCCCGCAATTTTACACCGAATGACCGGATAATACAGAGATTTGTAGAGCTATCCATTTATTTTCTCAAAATATTTCTATTCAGACTGTTTTTTCCGACACATCTGTTCCTGTTTTCCGTCACCTCTGGAAATGCCTTTGTTAAAAGAAATCTTATTGGCCATACAACCGTCAAAATCAACCGTATTAAGGGAGGAGGTTATGCAAAACGTTGAACAATCAGCACCCGGCAAAAACTATCAACCAGGGAGAGTAAACAGGTTGGCCGTTATCGCATCATGCCTTGTTTTGTCGATCACAATCGGCTGTCACCGCTCAGCCATCGAAAACGACGAAGAGAAGAGACAAAGCTTGACCCAAACAGATGAAACCAGCCAAATTGAACCGGCCCTGCCACCACCAATTTCACCGCCTCAAACACTCAATGATGTAGTAATTGAGACAAAAGGCACATTTGAGGCCAAAAGGCTTCATGAGTCTGAGCAGAGAGCTTTCGTCAATGCCGGGGCCGCCCCATACGGACATGACAGTTATCACCTTCCAGCTCCGGTGATAAATAATGAATCGTATAACGCACAAAAAGAGAATGGATTCATTGCCACCTCGAACGATCAACTCTCGACATTTGCAATTGATGTCGACACAGCCAGCTACGCCAATATCCGTCGTTTTCTAAATAGTGGTCAACTTCCACCCGTTGGCGCCGTACGGATAGAGGAGATGATTAACTATTTCGATTATTCACTCTCCCCTCCCCAGGCAGAACCCTTTGCGATCCATGCCGAGCTTGGCAAAGCTCCATGGAACGAAAGCCATAATCTGC of the Desulfosediminicola ganghwensis genome contains:
- the pyrF gene encoding orotidine-5'-phosphate decarboxylase; the protein is MSEQQIPLKDRIIVALDVDNPEKAKEMVKRCESHAGFFKVGLQLFMSDWFNTVDWIVDRGHKVMLDLKFFDIPETVKLAVEQVNSRGVTFATIHGNDPIIRAAMEARGDMQLLAVTVLTSFGEEDMRAMGMTQSVEDLVYYRAKRALELGCDGVVSSGMEAERMRKELGEKLLIVTPGIRPGANVTDSGDDQKRVVTAGMAIKNGANYVVVGRPITKADDPVRVIEMMQQDIVDSSS